Below is a window of Eschrichtius robustus isolate mEscRob2 chromosome 13, mEscRob2.pri, whole genome shotgun sequence DNA.
CAACAAAGAGAAGCAATATTATCACGTCTGGCTTCACTCTGCTATTCTTGAGTGGTTTTCATTCATTGTGTGtgcgcacatacacacatgtatggcGTAAGATATATGCGTACGTATGTTTTCCTTCGTAAATATGCTGAAGTAAAAAAGGCATCAatctaaagaaaaacattaagtaTGTACTAAAGGTGGTATAGAGAGATGACAGAAGTCAGGAAAGTGCTATTCAAATGAATAAAAACTAGAAGCATGGTATTTGGGCACCATGAGGACTCCGAAGGCTGACGCCCCAAGAGGGACGGCGGTGACAGTCCCTCCCCCTGTCGCTGGGGAGGCTGAGGGGGATTCTGACACGGCTGTTGACGCCTGTGAGGAGACAGACCCTCTCCTACCCATTCTCCAGACCAGGGGATGGCTCGGAACCAACAAGGACACTCAGCACCTCTGTGTTGTTCCCACACAGGCTTCCTACCAAAGTCAGAGTTGTCCCTCTTGTCAAAGAAGAGCTTGGACCCGACCCTCTGGACGACGATGTCCCAGGAGTACACGGAGCGGGTGCAGCTCATCAGTGTGGCCAGGATGGCGTCGGTGGCAAACACGTTCCCCTGAGTCTTCGCCAGCTGCAGAGGACAGAAGAGACATGAGGCTACTTTGGGGCTGGACTGGCCATTCACAGCGGGGGAAGGACTCCGCTGTAAGGCGCGTTCACACCCACACCCGTGTCTGAGCAAGGCTGCAGCAAGCCAGCCAGCAAGCTTGTGTCCTGAGGTCCGAGGAACCGCAGCTCCCCGGGCACCTGCTATACCCCAGGAGGGCACCGCCCGATGCTTCCACCCCAGCGGCACGAGGTAAGTACATTTACCCCGATTTACAGGTAAGAAAGCTAAGgcctcagagaggtgaagccagGAAGCACGGCAGAGCTGGGACCCGGGCCCAGCTTCACCTAACATCAACACTTACGGTCTGGCCAGCAAAGTGCTCTTATTTTCATCTAATCCTAAGTCGATTCAGAAGAGTCTTATCTACAGGGGCTTCCGAGGCCCAACCGATTCACACGCATCCCCGCATCTCTGTCCTGAGGCCTCGACACTCGCCATGGGCGGGCTGGTGCGGGGCAGGGGGCGCCCACCTTCCGGATGACGGGGTCGTCCGTGGTGGTGACAGTGTGGAAGATGCGCTTGATGCTCCGCAGCGGCTTCTCGCTCCTCGTGGTGATGCGGTCAAAGGCTTTGTCGTAGTATTCCAGGGCCCCGCAGCACTCGCTGAGGGGAGAGCAGGCAACACGCGCTAAGTGAGGGGGAAGAAGACCACCTACTTCTTTTCTGTTAAGCCACGGAATCCAAAGTCTTACCCCAAAGTCTAGAGTATGAGAGATGCAAACAGTCTCTGACTAGACTCTCGGTGCTTGCTGCGGGCCCTGCCCCGTCAGCTCCTGATGTGGCTCCGCAGAACAGTGAGGACACCACTGATTCTGCGCAGCCTCCCCATTTTAAAGGCAGGGAGGCTGAGGCCAGGACAGGGAGAGGAGCAGTTACAGAGCCCCCAGCAGGCGCACGGACTCCGGTCAGGTGCTCCAGCTCCCCACTGAGTTATTTCCATCTACTGGCCCTTTGAGGTAAGGAGCTCTTTGAAATGTTAAGCAAAAGCTTCATGACTCTCGAAGAACtgctatctttctctttctgccctcAGAGCTATagaacttaattttttcttttgcttaggaTTTCAGGAAGTGGAAAGAAATCTGGAGTTTAACAGCAAATTTCTTTCTGCCAACAAGAGTTCTATAACTTAATTCTTCTTTTGCTCACAATGCCAGGAAGTTCAAAGAgagctgaagttttttttttctttttggccgcgccgcacagcttgtgggattctagtcccccgactagggattgaacccgtgcccttggcagtgaaagtgtggagtcctaaccactggaccgccagggagttcccaaggAGATGAAGTTTTAATATCAGTAAACTTCTTTCTGCTTTCCCCCTCTCGGCATTGCTTTTTAAAACCTGTTTGTCAATCTTATGCAACACCTTTGGAAATACTAGGGCTTAGGCCAACAGTCATCACCAGCTGGTCCACACACATAAGAGTGTGGTGGACAGTAGTAAAAGATGTCACCTACATGTCCTGGGGCTCTGACACCTCCAAGTAGCGCATCTTCATTAACTGAGGAAAGTCCATCTCCTCCTTCACCTCCCAGTCACTGCGGACTTCCACTGAGGAGTCTCGGGGCTTCTGTTGGGGGAAACCATCGGAGGGGAAAAATGACAGCCAGTGCAAAACGTAAGCAAAAGGCAGGTTAACAGTATGAAGgcttttattcaataaatatatccAGAACATTTACTACGTGCTGGCTGTTTTCCAGCAGCGTCCCTGACTCTTAGGAGCTTACAATCTAGAAGAGAACTGAAGGGACAAGAGTTCAGAAACAAATGGGAATTCTACTTCTCAGTAACGATGCCACCCTGGGAACATCGGCTCTTCTATATTCCTACGTTTTACACAGGagctgtaacagctcctttataTTTCTCTCAGGGTATCAGCTATTTATTCTTGCTGCTACAGCAAGCACCATGTCCAGCAAAATGTAACTTCCACAATTGTACCTTCACGCTTGCTTACATGTCTTCTACTCTCACTACGCCCACACAAACACTTGTACAGGAATGTCCACAGTGGCATCATTCATAATGCCCCAAAGTAAAAACCACCCCAATGTCCATCAGtggtgaacggataaacaaaatgtggtctatccatctAACGGAATGTGgcgataaaaaggaatgaagtgctgacacgcgctacaacatggattagccttgaaaacatgatgcctGGTGAAAGGAGCCAGTCACACAAGGTCATTCCGCtgtgattcatttatatgaaatgtctgggGCAGGCATATCTGGAGACAGGAAATAAGATACGGGGCAGCCTAGGGCTGGGGAGGATAGGGGCTGACTGGCACAGGGTACAGGGCTTCTTTTTAGAGTGATGAAAACCTTCTGACGTGGACTGTAATAACGGTTGTAGCACTCTGTCTATACACTACAAatcactgaaatgtacactttaaatgggtgaattgtatagtGTGTgtactatacctcaataaagctgttataaaaccaaacaaataaacaaaatcaaattcCTGGACAGAATTCTGATATGGATATACTACCTGTGATTTTTGGTCCCATTTCTGCCTCACTCCAAAttgtttctggaattttttctgCAGTCGTATGCGTTCTCTGGAAAGACAGGAAAACTGTGCTTTCAGTGCAGATTTTTAAGGAAAACAGgggcttaaaaaaaagaacagaccaaCAGGGCGCACACTAGACATGCTAGAGAGGCATACTGCCCCCACCACTGACCAGTATTATGCATATATTTTACTCCATCTATCCAGCTGTCCACTGGCAGCCCCAGCTTGGGCAGGGCTACTGTCCTACACAGCTCCAGGGACTCACAGGACCCAGCGTGAATGGGGCTCCCTGGAGTCGTGCCACAGCAGACCCGAGTCCAGGTAAACTCCAAAATTGCTTCCTATCTGCCTTTGTTTCCCTTCAGTGCTCACGTCCTCTGCAAGCAGTTTCCTGCCCATGCTCTCTGCTGTTAACAGCTCTTCGAGAATGAGACCAGGGCTGAGAGAGTGGCTTAATTGGCTCTGGGAAGACTTTTTGGTTTTCCCGCAATGGTGGGGAAGACGACTATTCTCCTGCTCTGGCCTCCTGCTGTCAGAGTGCAGTCGGTCCTGGAAGAATATCTTGTTCTGGCAGGATAGGCACCTCACCTCTCCTTCTGCTTGGCGCTCTTAGGCAGGGTCTGCAGGTTGAACTGCAACATGTTCCGTCGATCCTTGTCTCTGCGGAGGTTCCGCTGGGAAGCAGGAAAAAACATCCATGTTAAAATCTTGGAGATCTGGCTTACAATTGGCAGTGCCTAATGGCAGGCCATGAGAGTTAGTTTAGGATGCGAACCCAAATTGCACATTTTACTCTGCTTTTATAGAATCAACATCCGGGGGTTTACAAGTAAGCAcaagcatacctcagagatactttgggtttggttccagacctcCACAATAAAGTATCACAATAAAGCgggtcacacaaattttttgcttTCCCAGTACACATAAAAGTTATGCTATACATACAGTTTACGCTACACCGTAGGCTATTAGTGTGCGATACCACTATTTCTAAAAAAACCAATGTatacaccttaattaaaaaaaacactttattgctaaaaaacgtTAACcaccatctgagccttcagtgtaGTAACATTAGCCAACGTGGATcatagatcaccataacaaatataataataatgaaaaagtttgaaatattgtgagaattacttaaatgtgacacagagacatgaagtgagccaaatgctgttggaaaaaaagGCGCCAAAAGACTTGCTCGATTCAGGGCTGccgcaaaccttcaatttgttaaaaaaaaaaaaaaaaagaatctgcgaagcacaataaaatgaggtatgtttGTACTTGGAATTAGCTTAGATTTATATCCACACacagtttttattgaagtaggtTTACTGGCTCTTATTAGAGTTGTTGAGTTTGCCTCTTTATGTAAGAAGATGCAGCCCAGCTGGACGATCTATTTAATAAATCCTGGACATAGCAATTAAGTGAGGCAACAGACACAGATCACCTTGTTAATCCAGCGCTAACATCCATCCTTAGCACAGATGTCCTTGCTACTGGTCAACAGAAAGCTAAACTATTTAAATGCATCCCTGGACTTAGTACCCATTTATTTTAGCACAACTGTCACTGAATAGCTACTTGGGATTCACTAGAAGACCCACAATAACATGCTCTCCTCTCAGCAGTACTCACACGGTAGCATTTTTAGCAGCAGGTGACAGCCCCAAGACGGTCAGATTGCTGGCTCTTGGCCTACCTGTGCAAATCGCATCCGATTCCGCTGGTAGGCGGTCTTCTGTGTGCGCGCTGTATCCACCAGCTGGAAACTAGTTTCATCCTCCTCATGGAAGTAAGCATACTGACTTCCACCTCCAAACTGAGAGGAGTACTTATCTGGAGGCAAAGGTGACAGCGTGTAACGACACTGCCTACAGACTCTACAAATACATGGTGGTCTAAAGCCCTGCTATTTAAAGTGTGGTCTCAGGACCTGACCCATCGGCTGGGATCATCTTAGATGTACAGACTCACAgcctcaccccagacccactgaatcagaatcagcattttaataagatccccaGCTGATTCATACGCACATTCAAGTTTGAAAAGCTCTGGTCCAAAAAACTTTCTAAGTCAAGACAGAGTCTGAGGAACTTAAGACAAGCCCATTTCACTCTCTGCCTTATTCTGTAAGAATATGAGttaaaatctactctctcagGAGAGGCAAATATGCGGTATAAGTATCGTCACTGTCATCATCAGGTGCCCAAGGCAGACGTGGCTAACGGGCTACGACTGACGTTCTTGCTGACATCAGACTCAGATAATCTTAACTCAGTATTCCAGGGAGCCACTTCCAGCTCTCTCAACTGGCACAGAGGGAAGAAACCAATTTACTGTATCAGGATCTTAACACCCGGAGTTTTAAAACTGGGATCCATTGACTGGCCTCGTAGGTTCAATAAATtgcaatgaaatgaaaaatgggaACATGTTCACCAGATTTGTAAAAGGGGCCGTGGCTCCACAAAAGTGGGGGGGCGGAAAACCCACTATAATAGGCCAAACCTCTTTAATGAACAGTCTAAGTTGAGGCTATTTCCAAAAAGAATGTGGATTGTTTCCACAGTCCAGAATATGCCCTGAAATACTATGAATTATTATCAGCATTTTGTTCCCATCCTAGAATGCTTTCAGGTGGAGGTTACCAGAAAAACTAACAATCCCCCAAGGCCCTGATCCGGGCAGTAAGGCGGAGAACACTTACTTGTGTACCTCTTATCTTGGTATGTGGCCCCCGTCCAGTCTGCAACCTAGTAAGAGCAACAAGGGAAGAAGACATGGAGCACAGGTCAACCAGGTGGGTTTCTGTTCACTCAGAAACGCCCCCCAAAGTGAGGCCACAGTGTGGGGAAGTGTCAGGACTGGCTCAGGATGGCTTTTTAAGAGCCCAGCTCTCCTATGACCACTGGAAGTATCCAGATGGATACTATATAATGGATACTACATATACTATATAACGGATACTTATAACTCTGATGCTTTTGAGAGAATAAAACTGAAACGAACTTGGAGTAGCAGCCACAGGTTAAAAGATTCAGACCCCCGCTGATAGGCAAGTACCTTTCCTAGCCGGTCTCCTTTGCTGAATGGCTGGTAGGGCATATCCCGAAACTGCTCGGGAACCGCACAGGGACCCCAGCCTGAGGGGTTGTCCTGGATCACGGGTGTCATGAACTTTGCCATCTTCTAAAaccttaaaaacacaaataatataAGTAGCTCCATGAAGAAAAgcctcaaactaaaaaaaaagcctTCCATTTGAGGTAAGCTAAGACATgaatgacaaaattaaaaatgcaaaacacaaaacagaacccTCAACTGTTGAGCTACTCCCCATTCAATGTCTTCTTGTAAATGATATCGTGAATACTTAAAACTCAGAAGACTGCTAACAAAACTGATGTACCATatgtcattgatttttattttttccactgtACCACCTCTGAAATGAGTCTGCACCTTCCGCTTGATGGGGTGTCATATCATAACTGgcagtttttctttcttgggTGTTACATGAAATAATTGTGCTTCTTAAAATGAGTGGTATCTCACATATTTGATGAAACGTAGTAACTTTTTTTCGAGTGTAATAAGCATGTTGTAGTTCTCATTCTCACCTTCACCAGGCACACAATATTTAATCCctaagcctcagtctcttcatctgtaaaatacataAGA
It encodes the following:
- the EIF3D gene encoding eukaryotic translation initiation factor 3 subunit D — its product is MAKFMTPVIQDNPSGWGPCAVPEQFRDMPYQPFSKGDRLGKVADWTGATYQDKRYTNKYSSQFGGGSQYAYFHEEDETSFQLVDTARTQKTAYQRNRMRFAQRNLRRDKDRRNMLQFNLQTLPKSAKQKERERIRLQKKFQKQFGVRQKWDQKSQKPRDSSVEVRSDWEVKEEMDFPQLMKMRYLEVSEPQDIECCGALEYYDKAFDRITTRSEKPLRSIKRIFHTVTTTDDPVIRKLAKTQGNVFATDAILATLMSCTRSVYSWDIVVQRVGSKLFFDKRDNSDFDLLTVSETANEPPQDEGNSFNSPRNLAMEATYINHNFSQQCLRMGKERYNFPNPNPFVEDDMDKNEIASVAYRYRRWKLGDDIDLIVRCEHDGVMTGANGEVSFINIKTLNEWDSRHCNGVDWRQKLDSQRGAVIATELKNNSYKLARWTCCALLAGSEYLKLGYVSRYHVKDSSRHVVLGTQQFKPNEFASQINLSVENAWGILRCVIDICMKLEEGKYLILKDPNKQVIRVYSLPDGTFSSDEDDEEEEEEEEEEEEEET